The Ornithinimicrobium faecis genome includes a window with the following:
- a CDS encoding tripartite tricarboxylate transporter permease, whose translation MDIFDGIATGFATAATPHNLLYVFIGVLIGTVIGVLPGLGPSATIALLLPLTYTLEPATAIIMLAGIYYGSMYGGTITSVLLRLPGEAASVVTSIDGYEMAKQGRAGPALGISAVGSFIGGMVAVVGLMLLAPTLAEVAVGIGPPEFVALAVLGLLLVTYLGTRHPFKSLAMAAVGLLLATVGQDPITGATRFTFGQLSLIDGFDFVAIAMGLFGVGEILHAIEQDQTVKALTSKVRNIWPTRQDFRDSAAPIARGSVLGFFIGVLPGGGGVVSSLASYGAEKKFSKNSRHEFGKGAIEGVAGPETANNASSTSAFVPLLTLGLPSNVVLALIFGALTIQGITPGPSLIDDHPDIFWGVIASMVIGNIILLILNVPLVGIFVQLLRVRPGILGAFALLITLAGVYSINSDLNDMWVVLGFGILGWLMKKTGFEPGPLVLAFVLGPILEGSFRQSMLLSDGSLGIFIQRPVAGVVFGLIAVFLVWSTVMALRGRFTSGKELIEHAAMDDDELEALGVGADEPKSDSTPPATTRHAKDD comes from the coding sequence ATGGACATCTTTGACGGGATAGCCACCGGCTTTGCGACCGCAGCGACCCCACACAACCTGCTGTACGTCTTCATCGGCGTGCTCATCGGCACGGTGATCGGAGTGCTCCCAGGTCTCGGCCCCTCAGCGACAATCGCACTGCTGCTGCCGCTCACCTACACGCTCGAACCAGCCACCGCCATCATCATGCTGGCAGGCATCTACTACGGATCGATGTATGGCGGGACCATCACTTCGGTCCTGCTGAGACTGCCGGGCGAGGCAGCCTCTGTGGTAACCAGTATCGATGGGTACGAGATGGCCAAACAGGGGCGGGCTGGCCCTGCGCTGGGTATCAGTGCGGTGGGATCCTTTATCGGTGGCATGGTTGCTGTCGTCGGTTTGATGTTGCTTGCACCGACACTCGCGGAGGTCGCCGTCGGGATCGGTCCACCGGAGTTCGTCGCGCTCGCAGTGCTCGGTCTTCTCCTAGTCACCTACCTGGGCACCAGGCACCCCTTCAAGAGTTTGGCCATGGCAGCCGTGGGACTCCTGCTCGCGACTGTAGGGCAGGACCCGATCACCGGTGCCACGCGCTTCACCTTCGGTCAGCTCTCTCTGATCGATGGCTTCGACTTTGTGGCGATCGCCATGGGCCTCTTCGGCGTGGGCGAGATCCTGCACGCCATCGAGCAGGATCAGACAGTCAAGGCGTTGACATCCAAGGTCAGGAACATCTGGCCGACCCGTCAAGACTTCCGGGACTCGGCGGCGCCAATTGCGCGCGGTTCCGTGCTCGGCTTCTTCATCGGCGTCCTCCCCGGCGGTGGCGGCGTCGTCTCCTCCCTGGCGTCCTACGGTGCTGAGAAGAAGTTCAGCAAGAACAGCCGGCACGAGTTCGGCAAGGGAGCGATCGAAGGAGTGGCTGGCCCTGAGACGGCCAACAATGCCTCGTCGACGTCGGCCTTCGTCCCGCTCTTGACCCTTGGTCTGCCCTCCAACGTTGTCCTTGCCCTCATCTTCGGAGCACTGACCATCCAGGGGATCACTCCAGGCCCGTCGCTCATCGACGACCACCCCGACATCTTCTGGGGCGTCATCGCCTCCATGGTGATCGGGAACATCATCCTGCTGATCCTGAACGTGCCGCTGGTGGGCATTTTCGTGCAACTGCTTCGGGTCCGACCGGGGATCCTCGGTGCCTTCGCGCTCCTTATCACGTTGGCCGGTGTCTACTCGATCAACAGCGACCTCAACGACATGTGGGTCGTTCTGGGCTTCGGGATCTTGGGCTGGCTGATGAAGAAGACGGGTTTCGAGCCCGGTCCCCTCGTGCTGGCGTTCGTCCTGGGTCCGATCCTGGAGGGTTCCTTCCGGCAGTCGATGTTGCTCTCAGACGGCAGCCTGGGCATCTTCATCCAGCGACCGGTCGCCGGCGTCGTCTTCGGACTCATCGCGGTCTTCCTCGTGTGGAGCACTGTGATGGCCCTGCGTGGTCGCTTCACGAGCGGCAAGGAACTGATCGAGCACGCAGCCATGGATGACGACGAACTGGAGGCGCTGGGCGTCGGTGCCGATGAGCCGAAATCGGACTCCACCCCACCAGCCACGACGCGACACGCAAAGGATGATTGA
- a CDS encoding mandelate racemase/muconate lactonizing enzyme family protein: MKITQIEAIPFAIPYAKTLKFASGEVRTADHVLVRVHTEDGLVGTAEAPPRPYTYGETQQSIVAVVDTIFAPQITGHSVLEREQIQAIMHRTVGNPTAKAAVDMAIWDVIGQALDVSVSQLLGGWTDRMRVSHMLGFDTPDKMVAEAQAIHERCGIATFKVKVGRRPVTLDVDVVRALREHFGDAVELYIDGNRGWTPSESADALHRMADLGLTLAEELCPADDILGRRWLVRQCPVPFVADESATTPGEVTRELLDGNANALSIKTARTGFTVSGRILGQAEGLGVEVVMGNQIDGQVGTLCSVAFGAAHRSTSLRAGELSNFLDMKDDLLAEPLQITDGTLAVRPGPGLGLQIDDDKLTHYRQDT, translated from the coding sequence GTGAAGATCACGCAGATCGAGGCGATACCGTTCGCGATTCCCTACGCCAAGACGCTGAAATTCGCGAGTGGCGAGGTGCGGACGGCCGACCACGTGTTGGTCCGGGTGCACACCGAGGACGGGCTGGTCGGCACGGCTGAGGCGCCGCCGCGGCCCTACACCTACGGCGAGACGCAGCAGTCGATCGTCGCGGTGGTCGACACCATCTTTGCCCCGCAGATCACCGGCCACTCTGTGCTGGAGCGCGAACAGATCCAGGCGATCATGCACCGCACGGTCGGCAACCCGACAGCCAAGGCCGCAGTCGACATGGCGATCTGGGACGTGATCGGGCAGGCCCTGGACGTCTCGGTCAGCCAGTTGCTCGGCGGGTGGACCGACCGGATGCGGGTCAGTCACATGCTCGGCTTCGACACACCGGACAAGATGGTCGCCGAGGCCCAGGCCATCCACGAGCGCTGTGGCATCGCGACCTTCAAGGTCAAGGTCGGTCGTCGCCCGGTGACCCTCGACGTCGACGTTGTCCGCGCCCTGCGCGAGCACTTCGGCGACGCCGTCGAGCTCTACATCGACGGCAACCGCGGCTGGACACCCTCGGAGTCCGCCGACGCACTGCATCGCATGGCCGACCTGGGACTGACTCTCGCCGAGGAGCTCTGCCCAGCTGACGACATACTGGGTCGTCGGTGGTTGGTGCGCCAGTGCCCGGTGCCTTTTGTCGCAGACGAGAGCGCCACCACCCCCGGTGAGGTGACCCGGGAGCTGCTGGACGGCAACGCCAACGCCCTCAGCATCAAGACCGCCCGCACCGGTTTCACTGTCTCGGGGCGGATCCTGGGACAGGCAGAGGGACTGGGCGTCGAGGTCGTGATGGGCAACCAGATCGACGGGCAGGTCGGCACGCTGTGCTCCGTGGCCTTCGGTGCCGCCCACCGGTCGACGTCCCTGCGCGCCGGCGAGCTGTCCAACTTCCTCGACATGAAGGACGACCTGCTGGCTGAACCCCTGCAGATCACCGACGGCACCCTCGCCGTGCGGCCCGGCCCCGGACTGGGGCTGCAGATCGACGACGACAAACTCACCCACTACCGCCAGGACACCTGA
- the catA gene encoding catechol 1,2-dioxygenase, with the protein MTDQNTDDETQARAADSGAGATAAFQSKTGQGAGLEDVTPERVNTLATEVLTAVHDTIRKHKVTYAEYDALKAWLISVGEDGEWPLFLDVWVEHVVEEVANEDREGTKGSIEGPYYVPNAPELAADATLPMREDESGTALTFQGQVTAVGGAPIPGAKVEIWQADAQGFYSQYAPGIPEWNLRGTVIADEQGRYQIGTLQPAPYQIPTDGSCGKLIAAAGWHAWRPAHLHLKVSAPGCQLITTQLYFPGDPHNEDDIASAVKPELMLDIQPAESGEGNQTTYNFELDPA; encoded by the coding sequence ATGACCGACCAGAACACCGACGACGAGACCCAGGCCCGCGCCGCAGACTCAGGCGCCGGTGCGACCGCCGCCTTCCAGAGCAAGACGGGCCAGGGCGCCGGGTTGGAGGACGTCACCCCGGAGCGAGTCAACACGCTGGCGACCGAGGTGCTGACCGCGGTCCACGACACGATCCGCAAGCACAAGGTGACCTATGCGGAGTATGACGCGCTCAAGGCGTGGCTGATCTCCGTGGGGGAGGACGGCGAGTGGCCGCTGTTCCTCGACGTGTGGGTCGAGCACGTCGTCGAGGAGGTCGCCAACGAGGACCGCGAGGGGACCAAGGGCAGCATCGAGGGCCCCTACTACGTGCCGAATGCTCCGGAGCTGGCCGCCGACGCGACGCTGCCGATGCGCGAGGATGAGTCCGGCACCGCCTTGACGTTCCAGGGTCAGGTGACCGCCGTTGGTGGCGCCCCGATCCCGGGCGCGAAGGTTGAGATCTGGCAGGCCGACGCGCAGGGCTTCTACTCGCAATACGCCCCCGGCATCCCGGAGTGGAACCTGCGCGGCACCGTGATCGCCGACGAGCAGGGCCGCTATCAGATTGGGACCCTGCAGCCGGCGCCCTATCAGATCCCAACCGACGGCTCCTGCGGCAAGTTGATCGCGGCGGCCGGCTGGCACGCGTGGCGACCGGCTCACCTGCACCTGAAGGTCTCGGCGCCCGGGTGCCAGCTGATCACCACCCAGCTCTACTTCCCCGGCGACCCGCACAACGAGGACGACATTGCCTCGGCCGTCAAGCCCGAGCTGATGCTCGACATCCAGCCCGCGGAGTCCGGCGAGGGCAACCAGACGACCTACAACTTCGAGCTCGACCCGGCCTGA
- a CDS encoding tripartite tricarboxylate transporter TctB family protein — protein sequence MRQHAYRFGALAILALGAAAALGAVQLGLGGLSAPGSGLWPFITALVIIFCGLVLVAEDTPDDYEEWTRRSGKVGLAFVALGVFIVILPILGVILSAVLLLTFWIHFLSREPWPLTVVLAVLGAVGLYLVFGQFLDVQFPIGVIGQQTGMEFGL from the coding sequence ATGCGACAGCACGCCTACCGATTCGGCGCCCTCGCAATTTTGGCGCTTGGCGCTGCAGCTGCCCTGGGTGCTGTGCAGCTCGGCCTCGGCGGTCTGTCGGCACCCGGGTCTGGCCTGTGGCCGTTTATCACCGCGCTGGTCATTATTTTTTGTGGCCTCGTGCTGGTCGCCGAGGACACTCCGGATGACTACGAGGAGTGGACTCGTCGCTCGGGCAAGGTGGGGCTCGCCTTCGTTGCGCTGGGCGTCTTCATCGTGATCCTGCCGATCCTGGGCGTCATCCTCTCGGCCGTCCTCCTCCTCACCTTCTGGATCCATTTCCTCTCCAGGGAACCGTGGCCATTGACGGTCGTGCTCGCGGTGCTGGGGGCGGTCGGTCTTTACCTGGTCTTCGGCCAGTTCCTAGACGTGCAGTTCCCGATCGGTGTGATCGGCCAGCAGACCGGAATGGAGTTTGGGCTCTGA
- a CDS encoding nitroreductase family deazaflavin-dependent oxidoreductase yields MPNTPVSASGKPPRVPPRWFVTRAWKVHRALYRLMPGTAALSRAKPGKWGTMRLTVLGRRSGQERSVILAYIEDGADIVTMAMNGWGEGEPAWWLNLQAHPEATLELKDGGPRPVTVRRAEGTEHERLWDRYREVEDGKLDGYAAQRSTPTSLVILSPRARREHST; encoded by the coding sequence ATGCCGAACACTCCCGTCAGCGCGTCAGGCAAGCCCCCGCGCGTGCCGCCTCGGTGGTTCGTCACCAGGGCGTGGAAGGTGCACCGGGCGCTCTATCGGCTGATGCCTGGCACGGCCGCGCTGAGCCGGGCCAAGCCGGGCAAGTGGGGGACCATGCGGCTCACCGTGCTCGGTCGGCGCAGCGGTCAGGAGCGCAGTGTGATCCTCGCCTACATCGAGGACGGTGCCGACATCGTGACGATGGCGATGAACGGCTGGGGCGAGGGCGAACCCGCCTGGTGGCTCAACCTGCAGGCCCACCCGGAGGCGACCCTTGAGCTCAAGGACGGAGGTCCCCGGCCGGTGACGGTGCGTCGTGCCGAGGGCACCGAGCACGAGCGGCTCTGGGACCGATATCGCGAGGTCGAGGACGGCAAGCTGGACGGTTATGCAGCGCAGCGCTCCACGCCGACATCGCTGGTGATCCTGTCCCCGCGGGCCCGACGCGAGCATTCAACCTGA
- the fabG gene encoding 3-oxoacyl-ACP reductase FabG, giving the protein MGLLQDKVAVVTGGAQGIGLEIARALITEGAKVVIGDINQSGGASAVQALGGSDVARSAVCDVRSSEQIEALLDAAEETFGPVDVMVNNAGMTRDATMRKMTESDFDDVIAVHLKGCWLGTRAAAARMRERGTGSIINVSSISGKVGMLGQTNYSAAKAGIVGLTKAACKEVAFKNVRVNAIQPGYIRTAMTEAMPDHVKESKIAEVPMGRPGEVEEVASVVVFLASDMASYMTGTVLEISGGRHI; this is encoded by the coding sequence ATGGGACTGCTACAAGACAAGGTGGCTGTGGTCACCGGCGGGGCGCAAGGTATCGGACTGGAGATTGCGCGTGCGCTCATCACCGAGGGTGCGAAGGTCGTGATCGGCGACATCAACCAGTCCGGCGGAGCGAGTGCGGTGCAGGCACTGGGAGGTTCGGATGTGGCCAGGTCCGCTGTGTGCGACGTTCGGTCGTCGGAGCAGATCGAGGCCTTGCTTGATGCTGCTGAGGAGACCTTCGGGCCGGTTGACGTCATGGTCAACAACGCGGGTATGACCCGCGACGCCACGATGCGAAAGATGACGGAATCGGATTTCGACGATGTGATCGCGGTGCACCTCAAAGGGTGCTGGCTCGGCACCCGAGCCGCCGCCGCACGAATGCGCGAGCGAGGCACTGGGTCGATCATTAACGTCAGTTCGATCTCTGGAAAGGTTGGCATGCTGGGGCAGACGAATTACTCAGCTGCCAAAGCAGGCATCGTGGGACTCACGAAGGCTGCCTGCAAGGAAGTTGCTTTCAAGAATGTGAGAGTCAATGCAATCCAGCCTGGCTACATCCGCACCGCGATGACCGAGGCGATGCCAGACCATGTGAAGGAGTCCAAGATCGCTGAGGTGCCTATGGGGCGACCGGGGGAGGTCGAGGAGGTGGCCAGCGTCGTCGTCTTCCTAGCTAGCGACATGGCCAGCTATATGACTGGCACGGTCCTAGAAATCTCCGGCGGACGACACATTTAA
- the catC gene encoding muconolactone Delta-isomerase encodes MLYAVKMDVAIPRDLDPEVRAETVAREKAYSHELQRGGEWVHIWRMVGQYSNLSIFDVASNERLHEILWNLPLFPYMTMEITPLAQHPSDIAVES; translated from the coding sequence GTGCTCTACGCCGTGAAGATGGACGTCGCGATCCCGCGCGACCTGGACCCCGAGGTGCGCGCCGAGACCGTGGCGCGCGAGAAGGCCTACAGCCACGAGCTCCAGCGCGGCGGTGAGTGGGTGCACATCTGGCGGATGGTGGGGCAATACTCCAACCTCAGCATCTTTGACGTGGCCAGCAACGAGCGGCTGCACGAGATCCTGTGGAACCTGCCGCTGTTCCCCTATATGACAATGGAGATCACGCCCTTGGCCCAGCACCCGTCCGACATCGCGGTGGAGTCATGA
- a CDS encoding acetyl-CoA C-acetyltransferase → MGGAPAAGTDIVICSPLRTPVGGFLGSLSSLSAAQLGTQLMKVLVERTRLGEDDVDDVIIGQANSNGDSPALGRILALDAGLGTGVPGAQVDRRCGSGLQAVLYAAMQVSTGGSALVVAGGVEAMSQVEHYATLRLGVRSDVQLQDRLARARVTAGGVNHPVPGGMIETAENLRREFSISREDQDALALRSQQQYAAGLAAGNFADELVPVEVKGRKGTTIVDTDEHPRPDTTMEVLAGLRPIMGRSDPDATVTAGNASGQNDAAALCVVTTRADAERRGLEPLLALRSWAVAGCGPEVMGIGPVPASAQALSRAGLSMADMDLIELNEAFAAQALAVTRQWQLSDADWERVNVNGSGISMGHPVGATGARILATMAYEMRRRGSRYGLETMCIGGGQGLAAVFEAA, encoded by the coding sequence ATGGGCGGGGCCCCCGCGGCCGGAACCGACATCGTCATCTGCTCGCCGCTGCGCACGCCGGTCGGCGGCTTCCTAGGGTCTCTATCGTCGCTAAGCGCGGCACAGTTGGGCACCCAGCTTATGAAGGTGCTCGTCGAGCGCACGAGGCTCGGTGAGGACGACGTCGACGACGTGATCATCGGCCAGGCCAACTCCAACGGTGATAGCCCTGCCCTCGGCCGCATCCTGGCTCTCGACGCTGGGCTCGGGACGGGTGTGCCCGGCGCACAAGTTGACCGTCGGTGCGGCTCGGGACTGCAGGCCGTCCTATATGCCGCGATGCAGGTCAGCACCGGCGGCTCGGCCCTGGTGGTGGCTGGGGGAGTCGAGGCGATGAGCCAGGTCGAGCACTATGCGACCCTCCGCCTCGGGGTGCGCAGCGACGTCCAGTTGCAGGACCGCCTGGCGCGGGCGCGCGTGACTGCCGGTGGTGTGAACCACCCGGTGCCCGGCGGGATGATCGAGACAGCGGAGAACCTGCGCCGCGAGTTCTCGATCAGCCGGGAGGACCAGGACGCCCTGGCCCTGCGCTCGCAGCAGCAGTATGCCGCGGGCCTGGCCGCCGGGAACTTCGCCGACGAACTGGTGCCGGTCGAGGTCAAGGGCCGCAAGGGCACGACGATCGTCGACACCGACGAGCACCCGCGACCGGACACCACCATGGAGGTGCTGGCCGGGCTGCGGCCGATCATGGGCCGATCAGACCCGGACGCCACGGTCACCGCGGGCAACGCCAGCGGCCAGAACGATGCTGCGGCCCTGTGCGTGGTCACCACTCGCGCCGACGCGGAGCGACGCGGGCTGGAGCCGTTGCTCGCCCTGCGGTCGTGGGCCGTCGCCGGTTGCGGGCCCGAGGTGATGGGCATCGGACCGGTGCCGGCGAGCGCGCAGGCACTGTCTCGTGCCGGACTGTCGATGGCTGACATGGACCTGATTGAGCTCAACGAGGCTTTCGCGGCGCAGGCTCTGGCCGTGACCAGGCAGTGGCAGCTCAGCGACGCCGACTGGGAGCGGGTCAACGTCAACGGATCCGGCATCTCGATGGGGCACCCCGTCGGGGCCACCGGCGCCCGCATCCTGGCCACGATGGCCTACGAGATGCGTCGCCGCGGCAGCCGCTACGGCCTGGAGACGATGTGCATCGGTGGCGGCCAGGGACTGGCCGCGGTCTTCGAGGCGGCATGA
- a CDS encoding tripartite tricarboxylate transporter substrate binding protein yields MARHTTLAAVVGMVALTGLSACGNGGSAGGGDAADYPSKTVRLIVPYPAGGGTDIAARAVAPCLEGQLGETVIVENKAGGSGAVGTTELISQPADGHTLELVLTSSAVVTPLSNDVGYTLEDQQAIGQVASFPYVILVNGESSYTTLEDLLTADADLKAAAPGAASQGTLELEAVKKAGAPITLVPFDGTAGVKSALLGNQVDFGTAVVDDDLLQQHEKGTLRILGVTSKDRVDYLPDIPAVNEIAGFEDLGAGTSYFGIVAPAGTPEDITTVLSDSLEGCLAEDSVREIIGPDFVSDTYVDGPTLQKEFEEQSKAYSAVIGG; encoded by the coding sequence ATGGCGCGACACACAACTTTGGCAGCAGTGGTGGGAATGGTGGCCCTTACTGGTCTCTCCGCCTGCGGAAATGGCGGCAGCGCTGGTGGCGGTGACGCCGCCGACTACCCCAGCAAGACCGTACGTCTCATCGTTCCTTACCCCGCTGGTGGTGGCACGGATATCGCCGCCCGGGCAGTTGCCCCGTGCCTCGAGGGGCAACTTGGAGAGACGGTCATCGTCGAGAACAAGGCTGGTGGCAGCGGTGCCGTCGGCACGACAGAGCTGATCAGTCAGCCTGCCGACGGGCACACGCTGGAACTGGTGCTGACCAGTTCCGCCGTAGTGACTCCACTGAGCAATGACGTCGGCTACACCCTTGAGGACCAGCAGGCGATCGGTCAGGTGGCTTCCTTCCCGTACGTCATCCTTGTAAATGGTGAGTCTTCCTACACGACTCTTGAGGACCTGTTGACCGCAGACGCGGATCTCAAGGCAGCCGCGCCAGGCGCGGCCTCGCAGGGCACCCTCGAGCTCGAAGCGGTGAAGAAGGCGGGAGCTCCCATCACTTTGGTGCCGTTCGACGGCACAGCAGGTGTAAAGTCCGCGCTGCTGGGAAATCAGGTCGACTTCGGCACCGCGGTCGTTGACGACGACCTGCTTCAGCAACACGAGAAGGGCACCTTGCGGATCCTGGGCGTCACCTCCAAGGACCGGGTGGATTATCTTCCTGACATTCCTGCAGTCAACGAGATTGCCGGCTTTGAGGATCTCGGTGCAGGCACGTCTTACTTCGGTATCGTGGCGCCGGCCGGCACGCCTGAGGACATCACGACCGTGTTGAGTGACAGCCTTGAGGGGTGCCTTGCCGAAGACTCTGTGCGCGAGATCATTGGCCCTGACTTCGTGAGTGACACGTATGTCGACGGCCCGACACTCCAGAAGGAGTTCGAGGAGCAGTCGAAGGCATACTCAGCAGTCATCGGCGGTTGA
- a CDS encoding MaoC family dehydratase produces MRTFNTLSDLAGAVGEHLGHSDWIAVEQDMITAFGEVTGDQQWIHSDPARAASGPYGTTVAHGYLILSLLPVLTAQLYEVRGVSATINYGLDRVRFPSPVRVGSRIRVGAEIVSVEPGSGHATQAVVRMTVQVEGVDRPACVADTVRRFVPDAGGANG; encoded by the coding sequence ATGCGCACCTTCAACACCTTGTCCGATTTAGCGGGCGCAGTTGGCGAGCATCTCGGGCACAGCGACTGGATTGCCGTGGAGCAGGACATGATCACTGCATTCGGGGAGGTCACCGGTGATCAGCAATGGATTCACAGTGATCCAGCACGCGCCGCATCCGGGCCGTACGGCACCACGGTTGCTCACGGCTATCTGATTCTGTCCTTGCTACCGGTCCTGACCGCCCAGCTCTATGAGGTCCGCGGAGTGTCCGCGACGATCAACTATGGGCTGGACCGGGTGCGATTCCCTTCACCTGTCCGGGTTGGTTCGCGCATCCGAGTTGGTGCAGAGATCGTGTCGGTTGAACCCGGCTCTGGACATGCCACCCAGGCGGTCGTGCGCATGACCGTGCAGGTCGAAGGAGTGGACCGACCGGCTTGCGTCGCGGACACCGTGCGACGGTTTGTGCCCGACGCAGGTGGGGCCAATGGCTGA
- a CDS encoding enoyl-CoA hydratase/isomerase family protein has protein sequence MADLPTAETLLVDRDGAVVTLTLNRPHSKNALDDPTVQRLQDELRGARDDTDVRVLILAGSGGDFCSGADVGGDRKEGHPVDRMRWFGDTAMLLAEFPKPVIAKVRGVAVGAGCNLALAADFVVATPEARFSQIFGRRGLSPDFGGTWLLPRTVGLLQAKRLALLAEIISAEEASRLGMVTWIRPAHEIDTFVEDLASQLAAGPPVAMALTKSMLNQASTQSLREALDNEGRVAAINLATDAMAARQAFVDKVEPTFSGSWHVDTTLRADPSPHDEAVDVNGDSD, from the coding sequence ATGGCTGATTTGCCAACAGCAGAAACGCTGCTCGTCGACCGCGACGGAGCAGTCGTCACCTTGACCCTTAACAGGCCACACAGCAAGAACGCTCTCGATGACCCCACTGTGCAGCGATTGCAGGATGAATTGCGGGGTGCACGCGACGACACCGATGTGCGGGTTCTGATCCTTGCCGGTAGTGGAGGCGATTTTTGCTCTGGTGCTGATGTCGGGGGTGATCGGAAGGAAGGCCATCCCGTCGACCGCATGCGTTGGTTCGGGGACACGGCCATGCTGTTGGCGGAGTTTCCGAAGCCCGTGATCGCTAAGGTCCGTGGTGTCGCAGTTGGGGCTGGATGCAACTTGGCCCTGGCTGCTGATTTTGTCGTGGCAACGCCGGAAGCACGGTTCTCCCAGATCTTTGGCCGTCGTGGACTGTCACCTGACTTCGGTGGAACTTGGCTGTTGCCGCGCACGGTGGGGCTGCTCCAAGCCAAGCGGCTCGCGCTGCTGGCCGAGATCATCAGTGCCGAGGAGGCGTCGCGGTTGGGCATGGTCACGTGGATCAGGCCTGCTCACGAGATCGACACCTTTGTGGAGGATCTGGCGTCTCAGTTGGCGGCTGGCCCACCCGTGGCGATGGCTCTGACCAAGTCCATGCTCAACCAAGCCTCGACGCAGAGTCTGCGCGAGGCGCTGGACAACGAGGGGAGGGTCGCTGCCATTAATCTGGCAACGGACGCCATGGCCGCTCGACAGGCTTTCGTGGACAAGGTCGAGCCCACATTCTCAGGGAGTTGGCACGTGGATACGACGTTGCGGGCGGACCCTTCACCGCACGATGAAGCGGTCGATGTCAACGGCGATTCTGATTGA
- the pcaD gene encoding 3-oxoadipate enol-lactonase, whose protein sequence is MSAVEVHHEEVRGPSVADDAPVVVLSNSLGSDLSMWDPQVAALAEHFRVVRYDTRGHGRSPVPDGPHSIDDLVDDAVALLDRLGVERAHFVGLSLGGMTGMRLAAREPDRVDRLALLCTGAAMPPASNWTDRAATVRGGGTGVIAQAVVSRWFTESLRGQSPDRIASFEAMVAATPAEGYAGCCEVIAEMDLTGDLPSIRARTLVLAGEDDPAAPPSMMAALAEHIPDAELLVVPQSAHLANVEQPETVTEALVQHLTAD, encoded by the coding sequence ATGAGCGCCGTCGAGGTGCACCACGAGGAGGTGCGCGGCCCCTCGGTGGCCGACGACGCCCCGGTCGTGGTCCTGTCCAACTCGCTCGGGTCCGACCTGTCGATGTGGGACCCGCAGGTGGCCGCGCTCGCAGAGCACTTCCGGGTGGTCCGTTATGACACCCGAGGGCACGGACGCTCCCCGGTGCCGGACGGGCCCCACTCCATCGACGACCTCGTCGATGATGCCGTCGCGCTGCTGGACCGTCTCGGTGTGGAGCGTGCCCACTTCGTGGGGCTATCGCTCGGCGGGATGACCGGCATGCGCCTGGCCGCGCGAGAGCCCGACCGGGTTGATCGCCTGGCGCTGCTGTGCACTGGTGCGGCGATGCCACCGGCCTCGAACTGGACCGATCGGGCCGCGACGGTGCGTGGGGGCGGCACCGGCGTCATCGCTCAGGCTGTGGTCTCGCGCTGGTTCACCGAGAGTCTCCGAGGGCAGTCGCCGGATCGGATCGCGAGCTTCGAGGCGATGGTGGCGGCGACCCCGGCCGAGGGCTATGCCGGGTGCTGCGAGGTCATCGCCGAGATGGACCTCACTGGTGATCTGCCCTCGATCCGGGCTCGCACGCTGGTGCTGGCCGGTGAAGACGACCCAGCGGCACCGCCGAGCATGATGGCGGCGCTCGCCGAACACATCCCGGACGCCGAGCTCCTCGTGGTGCCGCAGTCGGCACACCTGGCCAATGTTGAGCAGCCGGAGACGGTCACCGAGGCCCTGGTGCAGCACCTGACTGCGGATTGA